Proteins from one Sabethes cyaneus chromosome 2, idSabCyanKW18_F2, whole genome shotgun sequence genomic window:
- the LOC128736393 gene encoding uncharacterized protein LOC128736393, whose protein sequence is MQRWLMFSCILGCLGAAFSLYTAISVGSNGLVTMSTALQQISPAVTAFSNALNTGRNQAFVILNDLMGYVNITYTALNKTWAQNQTDLASFMESVQYTNQTVMYGDQSITSQIYWNLQSLSSSLQQGIDNIMQYYNTLVSQMQQERGFKL, encoded by the exons ATGCAGCGTTGGTTGATGTTCTCCTGTATTCTGGGATGCCTTGGAGCGGCTTTCTCACTATACACGGCCATTTCGGTAGGATCGAACGGTCTGGTAACGATGAGCACTGCATTACAACAGATCTCTCCTGCCGTTACTGCCTTTAGCAACGCTCTCAACACTGGCCGCAATCAAGCGTTTGttattctgaacgatttgatGGGTTACGTTAACATTACGTATACGGCTCTGAACAAGACCTGGGCTCAAAATCAAACAGATTTAGCAAGTTTTATGGAAAGCGTTCAGTATACCAACCAGACCGTTATGTACGGTGACCAATCTATAACTTCTCAAATCTATTGGAACCTCCAGTCGTTGAGCTCCAGTTTGCAACAAGGCATTGACAATATCATGCAATACTACAACACGTTGGTATCCCAGATGCAGCAGGAAAGAG gATTCAAACTATGA
- the LOC128736394 gene encoding uncharacterized protein LOC128736394, which translates to MLNYWLKIVCIFGCLGGALSLYTPISVGAEGLVVIGRIAQQTADVLASYNNTLNSARNEIFVGLNDLLGWINITYTALNNTWGAKYPNLPGFVENLKELNNTVKYGESSVTWIFANDLGELVQALDRAIDPILQYYRMLTQEMPSTVNVEKCTLRNASQMADVPNHAFKLAHCLQMESDEITATLPAILKLISVVKLDFVSLANQLDSCHSLATTCQKQYFDQLYLEHSTGTSMLSLVVQYISSLFNDTYNRNRFCAALVQSDIQETLRNLETTYSLCAWPPS; encoded by the exons ATGTTGAACTATTGGTTGAAGATCGTGTGCATTTTTGGCTGCCTTGGAGGAGCCTTGTCACTGTATACTCCCATTTCCGTCGGAGCCGAAGGACTAGTGGTAATTGGCAGAATCGCGCAGCAAACCGCTGATGTGCTTGCGTCCTATAATAACACTCTGAATTCTGCTCGCAATGAAATCTTCGTCGGGTTAAATGATTTGTTGGGTTGGATAAACATAACTTACACAGCTTTGAATAACACCTGGGGTGCAAAATATCCTAATTTGCCCGGGTTTGTCGAGAATCTGAAAGAACTCAATAATACTGTAAAATACGGAGAATCTTCCGTCACCTGGATATTTGCGAATGATTTGGGTGAGCTTGTTCAGGCCTTAGACCGTGCAATTGATCCTATTTTACAGTACTATAGAATGTTGACACAAGAAATGCCCTCTACGGTTAATGTTGAGAAATGTACGCTTCGAAATGCCAGCCAAATGGCTGATGTTCCAAATCATGCGTTTAAGTTGGCACATTGTCTGCAAATGGAATCGGACGAAATTACAGCGACACTTCCCGCCATTTTAAAGCTGATATCCGTTGTGAAACTTGATTTCGTTTCTTTAGCCAATCAGTTAGATTCCTGCCACTCATTGGCAACCACGTGTCAGAAACAA TATTTTGACCAGTTGTATTTGGAGCATAGTACTGGTACATCGATGCTGAGTTTGGTGGTGCAGTATATTTCTTCACTTTTCAATGATACCTACAACCGCAACCGATTTTGTGCTGCTCTTGTTCAATCTGATATTCAGGAGACTTTGCGTAACCTTGAAACTACATATTCATTGTGTGCCTGGCCACcatcataa